The Actinomadura sp. WMMB 499 genome includes a window with the following:
- a CDS encoding carbohydrate ABC transporter permease — MTTLLAGPGQSAKRARPSGKLRGLWEASPLTYVALIVAIALSLFPIYWMIVVATRTNDVVSAVPPPLLPGGEAGDNVGRLFDNPDAYFAQGLLNSAIASTVVTVSTVFFASLAGFAFAKLRFKGKNALLLIIIATMMIPVQMGIIPLYMIMVELGWQNQLQAVIVPFLVTGFGVFMMRQYASQAIPDELIEAARVDGCSTFGIYWRVVMPALRPAAGVLGLLTFMQTWNEFMWPLAVLAPDNPTVQLSINNLANAYFDDYTLMFAGTTVAVLPLLVVFIVFGRQIIGGIMEGAVKA, encoded by the coding sequence GTGACGACGCTCCTCGCCGGCCCCGGGCAGTCCGCCAAGCGCGCCCGCCCGAGCGGCAAGCTGCGCGGCCTGTGGGAGGCCAGTCCGCTCACCTACGTGGCGCTGATCGTCGCGATCGCCCTGTCGCTGTTCCCGATCTACTGGATGATCGTCGTCGCGACGCGCACCAACGACGTCGTCTCGGCCGTCCCGCCCCCGCTGCTGCCGGGCGGCGAGGCCGGGGACAACGTGGGCCGCCTGTTCGACAACCCCGACGCCTACTTCGCGCAGGGCCTGCTGAACTCGGCGATCGCCTCGACCGTGGTCACCGTCTCGACGGTGTTCTTCGCGTCGCTGGCCGGGTTCGCGTTCGCCAAGCTGCGCTTCAAGGGCAAGAACGCGCTGCTGCTGATCATCATCGCGACGATGATGATCCCGGTCCAGATGGGCATCATCCCGCTCTACATGATCATGGTGGAGCTGGGCTGGCAGAACCAGCTCCAGGCGGTCATCGTCCCGTTCCTGGTCACCGGGTTCGGCGTGTTCATGATGCGGCAGTACGCCTCGCAGGCCATCCCGGACGAGCTGATCGAGGCGGCGCGCGTCGACGGCTGCTCCACGTTCGGCATCTACTGGCGGGTCGTCATGCCGGCGCTGCGGCCCGCGGCCGGGGTCCTCGGGCTGCTGACGTTCATGCAGACCTGGAACGAGTTCATGTGGCCGCTCGCGGTGCTCGCCCCGGACAACCCCACCGTGCAGCTGTCGATCAACAACCTGGCCAACGCCTACTTCGACGACTACACGCTCATGTTCGCCGGGACGACCGTGGCGGTGCTGCCGCTGCTCGTCGTGTTCATCGTTTTCGGCCGCCAGATCATCGGCGGAATCATGGAAGGTGCGGTAAAGGCGTGA
- a CDS encoding bifunctional 2-polyprenyl-6-hydroxyphenol methylase/3-demethylubiquinol 3-O-methyltransferase UbiG, translated as MSNETEEFWEEHYRARDRVWSGNPNPVMVGVVEALDPGTALDLGCGEGADAVWLARRGWRVTAVDVSAVALERAAAHAAEAGVDVEFQRHDLGHGFPKGSFDLVSAQFLQSPLDWPRAEILRSAAAAVAPGGLLLIVEHGAAPPWSKHHHDHRFPTADETFADLALDPAAWTTERCGVHEREATGPDGQTGTLLDNVIAVRRTGP; from the coding sequence ATGAGCAACGAGACCGAGGAGTTCTGGGAGGAGCACTACCGCGCCCGCGACCGGGTGTGGAGCGGCAACCCGAACCCGGTCATGGTCGGCGTCGTCGAGGCGCTGGACCCGGGCACCGCGCTCGATCTCGGCTGCGGGGAGGGCGCCGACGCCGTCTGGCTCGCCCGCCGGGGGTGGCGCGTGACCGCCGTCGACGTGTCCGCCGTCGCCCTCGAGCGCGCGGCGGCGCACGCGGCCGAGGCCGGTGTCGACGTCGAGTTCCAGCGGCACGACCTCGGGCACGGTTTCCCGAAGGGGTCCTTCGACCTGGTGTCGGCGCAGTTCCTGCAGTCCCCGCTGGACTGGCCGCGCGCCGAGATCCTGCGGTCGGCGGCCGCCGCGGTCGCACCGGGCGGGCTGCTGCTGATCGTCGAGCACGGCGCCGCCCCGCCCTGGTCGAAGCACCACCACGACCACCGGTTCCCGACGGCCGACGAGACGTTCGCCGACCTGGCCCTCGACCCGGCGGCCTGGACGACCGAGCGGTGCGGCGTCCACGAGCGCGAGGCCACCGGCCCGGACGGCCAGACCGGCACCCTGCTCGACAACGTCATCGCCGTCCGTCGTACCGGCCCGTGA
- a CDS encoding LacI family DNA-binding transcriptional regulator, translating to MAGRSTRPTLEEVAARAGVGRGTVSRVINGSPRVSAQARTAVLRAIDELGYVPNRAARTLVTRRTDTVALVVAESDQRLFGEPYFAGIVRGIGNGLADTGLQLLLAMARSPAEYARLENYLTPQHVDGVLLTSLHAEDPLPAKLEAAGVPTVLGGCPPGVSPVSYVDVDNRSGAREAVAHLISRGRRRIATIAGPQDMGAGIDRLTGYRDALAAAGLPECVAFGDFGEASGITAAEDLLARDPELDAVFAADDPMALGALRVLHRMGRRVPDDVAVIGFDDSAAAPLADPPLSTVHQSLEEMGVEMARLLVSRIGGETVAEPVIVLKPHLVLRESA from the coding sequence ATGGCGGGCAGGAGCACGCGACCCACGCTGGAGGAGGTCGCGGCGCGGGCCGGGGTGGGCCGCGGCACGGTCTCCCGGGTGATCAACGGGTCGCCGCGGGTCAGCGCGCAGGCCCGCACGGCCGTGCTGCGGGCGATCGACGAGCTGGGGTACGTGCCGAACCGCGCGGCCCGCACGCTCGTCACCCGCCGGACCGACACGGTGGCGCTGGTGGTCGCCGAGTCCGACCAGCGGCTGTTCGGCGAGCCGTACTTCGCGGGCATCGTCCGCGGGATCGGCAACGGCCTCGCCGACACGGGCCTGCAGCTCCTGCTCGCCATGGCCCGCTCCCCCGCCGAGTACGCGCGGCTGGAGAACTACCTCACGCCGCAGCACGTGGACGGGGTGCTGCTCACGTCGCTGCACGCGGAGGACCCGCTGCCCGCGAAGCTGGAGGCGGCGGGCGTCCCGACGGTGCTCGGCGGCTGCCCGCCGGGGGTGTCGCCGGTCAGCTACGTGGACGTCGACAACCGCAGCGGGGCGCGGGAGGCCGTCGCGCACCTGATCAGCCGCGGCCGGCGGCGGATCGCGACGATCGCGGGGCCGCAGGACATGGGCGCCGGCATCGACCGGCTCACCGGCTACCGGGACGCGCTCGCCGCCGCCGGGCTGCCCGAGTGCGTCGCGTTCGGCGACTTCGGGGAGGCCAGCGGCATCACCGCCGCCGAGGACCTGCTCGCCCGGGACCCGGAGCTGGACGCGGTGTTCGCCGCCGACGACCCGATGGCCCTCGGCGCGCTGCGCGTCCTGCACCGGATGGGCCGCCGCGTCCCGGACGACGTCGCGGTGATCGGGTTCGACGACTCGGCGGCCGCGCCGCTCGCCGACCCCCCGCTGTCGACCGTCCACCAGTCGCTGGAGGAGATGGGCGTGGAGATGGCGCGGCTGCTGGTGTCGCGGATCGGCGGCGAGACGGTCGCCGAGCCGGTGATCGTCCTCAAGCCGCACCTGGTGCTGCGGGAGAGCGCCTGA
- a CDS encoding carbohydrate ABC transporter permease, with protein sequence MTTDLRAGRKQSRPAPGGTGQRPRTTWRGRLTKLDTKASPYAFISPFYIVFLIFGLFPLGFTLWVSLHDWGLASGTREFVGLENYDYLLTDSDFWHATVNTIGIFVMATVPQLLIALFIANALNRRIRMPTLFRIGMVAPLVTSTAAVSIVFTQMFDTDWGMINWALGLVGIDPIDWSTSRGWSWVAIAAMVNWRWIGYNALIYLAAMQSIPRDLYEAAAIDGASRTRQFWQITVPMLRPTVIFTVIISTIGGLQLFTEPVLFSVGTPNNMDGGALHQFQTITMYMYDNAFGSDRYGYGAAVAWALFMMIIVFSLINFLIVRRTGGTK encoded by the coding sequence ATGACCACCGATCTGCGCGCCGGCCGGAAGCAGTCCCGGCCCGCGCCGGGCGGCACCGGCCAACGTCCCCGCACCACCTGGCGGGGCCGGCTGACCAAGCTCGACACGAAGGCCTCGCCCTACGCCTTCATCTCGCCCTTCTACATCGTCTTCCTGATCTTCGGCCTGTTCCCGCTCGGCTTCACGCTCTGGGTCTCGCTGCACGACTGGGGGCTCGCCTCCGGCACCCGCGAGTTCGTGGGCCTGGAGAACTACGACTACCTGCTGACGGACTCCGACTTCTGGCACGCGACCGTCAACACCATCGGGATCTTCGTCATGGCGACGGTCCCGCAGCTGCTCATCGCCCTGTTCATCGCGAACGCGCTGAACCGGCGGATCCGGATGCCCACGCTGTTCCGGATCGGCATGGTCGCGCCGCTGGTCACCTCGACCGCCGCGGTGTCCATCGTGTTCACCCAGATGTTCGACACCGACTGGGGAATGATCAACTGGGCGCTCGGCCTGGTCGGTATCGACCCGATCGACTGGAGCACGAGCCGCGGCTGGTCCTGGGTCGCGATCGCCGCGATGGTGAACTGGCGGTGGATCGGCTACAACGCGCTGATCTACCTGGCCGCCATGCAGTCCATCCCGCGCGACCTCTACGAGGCGGCCGCGATCGACGGCGCCTCCCGGACCCGCCAGTTCTGGCAGATCACCGTGCCGATGCTGCGCCCGACGGTCATCTTCACGGTGATCATCTCGACGATCGGCGGCCTGCAGCTGTTCACCGAGCCCGTGCTGTTCAGCGTCGGAACGCCCAACAACATGGACGGCGGCGCGCTGCACCAGTTCCAGACGATCACGATGTACATGTACGACAACGCCTTCGGCTCGGACCGGTACGGCTACGGCGCCGCGGTCGCCTGGGCGCTCTTCATGATGATCATCGTGTTCTCCCTGATCAACTTCCTGATCGTGCGACGCACGGGAGGCACCAAGTGA
- a CDS encoding GH1 family beta-glucosidase — translation MTSLQDDTGAAEAALFPAGFRWGAATAAFQIEGAAAEGGRGPSIWDTFCRTPGKVLNGDTGDVAVDHYHRFPEDVALMADLGLTAYRFSVSWPRIQPDGAGAVNEEGLDFYRRLVDALLEAGIEPWPTLYHWDLPQPLEDAGGWPERETAHRFAEYAAHVHGALGDRVRNWMTVNEPWCGAFLGYASGEHAPGRLEPAASLLAAHHMLLGHGLAVEAMRAKRPDNRFGAAVNLYAVSPASDDEADVDAARRVDGLQNRLFLDPLLLGRYPEDVLADTAGLGFEPSEEDLRTIHQPLDQLGINYYSRHTVAGTPGEAAQTASSPFSTHSPWVGSEHVRFVPAGRPVTGMGWEIDESGLLEVLTRLHREYPAVPLYITENGAGYDEELDGDGTVQDTGRIEYVDAHLRACHDAIAAGVPLQGYFTWSLLDNFEWAWGYSKRFGLVHVDYATQRRVPKASARWYADVIRRGGPGGRSSG, via the coding sequence GTGACCTCGCTACAGGACGACACCGGTGCGGCCGAGGCCGCGCTGTTCCCGGCCGGGTTCCGGTGGGGCGCGGCGACCGCCGCCTTCCAGATCGAGGGCGCGGCGGCCGAGGGCGGGCGCGGCCCGTCCATCTGGGACACCTTCTGCCGGACGCCCGGCAAGGTCCTGAACGGCGACACCGGCGACGTCGCCGTGGACCATTACCACCGCTTCCCCGAGGACGTCGCGCTGATGGCCGATCTCGGCCTGACCGCGTACCGGTTCTCGGTGTCGTGGCCCCGCATCCAGCCGGACGGCGCGGGCGCCGTCAACGAGGAGGGCCTCGACTTCTACCGGCGGCTCGTGGACGCGCTGCTGGAGGCCGGCATCGAGCCGTGGCCGACGCTGTACCACTGGGACCTGCCGCAGCCGCTGGAGGACGCCGGCGGCTGGCCGGAGCGGGAGACCGCGCACCGGTTCGCCGAGTACGCGGCGCACGTCCACGGCGCGCTGGGCGACCGCGTCCGGAACTGGATGACGGTGAACGAGCCGTGGTGCGGGGCGTTCCTCGGCTACGCGTCCGGGGAGCACGCGCCCGGGCGGCTCGAGCCGGCCGCGTCGCTGCTCGCCGCGCACCACATGCTGCTCGGGCACGGGCTCGCGGTGGAGGCGATGCGGGCGAAGCGCCCGGACAACCGGTTCGGCGCGGCCGTCAACCTGTACGCGGTCTCCCCCGCGTCGGACGACGAGGCGGACGTGGACGCGGCCCGCCGCGTCGACGGGCTGCAGAACCGGCTGTTCCTGGATCCGCTGCTGCTGGGCCGCTACCCCGAAGACGTCCTCGCCGACACGGCCGGGCTGGGGTTCGAGCCGTCCGAGGAGGACCTGCGGACGATCCACCAGCCGCTCGACCAGCTCGGCATCAACTACTACTCGCGGCACACCGTCGCGGGGACGCCGGGCGAGGCGGCGCAGACCGCGTCGTCGCCGTTCTCCACGCACTCCCCGTGGGTCGGCAGCGAGCACGTCCGGTTCGTCCCGGCGGGGCGTCCGGTGACCGGGATGGGCTGGGAGATCGACGAGAGCGGCCTGCTCGAGGTGCTGACCCGGCTGCACCGCGAGTACCCGGCGGTCCCGCTGTACATCACCGAGAACGGGGCGGGCTACGACGAGGAGCTGGACGGCGACGGGACGGTCCAGGACACCGGGCGGATCGAGTACGTCGACGCGCACCTGCGCGCCTGCCACGACGCGATCGCCGCGGGCGTACCGCTGCAGGGCTACTTCACGTGGTCGCTGCTGGATAATTTCGAGTGGGCCTGGGGCTACTCGAAGCGCTTCGGGCTGGTGCACGTGGACTACGCGACGCAGCGGCGCGTCCCGAAGGCGAGCGCCCGCTGGTACGCGGACGTGATCCGGCGGGGCGGGCCGGGCGGACGCTCGTCCGGCTGA
- a CDS encoding polymorphic toxin-type HINT domain-containing protein: MRLLPQLQMLSTPQRALLLGTVATLVMVLTAGLTSVVVDRAGSTVAAPDLRPFELAVDDLARAPGLRYQEAAGTGTSGRDITVTASGNKFGTAASGDEVLQVGGKSFARDRGGTTSDGESGRWSEGGERNSAALGEMLGRRPAPLALATELTRALAKAGDVPQPEDPESATVDGAPAKAVNTPAGRLLVTRQAPHRVLRLEPFDGSSRGEPLRSGFLLAGGPRLASGPLDGGDSEGMDLTPVTGDAATKMFETLEKQVGQLENATVGGISFTLGASGNVSCGAGGCSVTKNFTGSITAAARSRITGGSVSAVLTSTFSIDGRSAGRCTSAPGTFPISGSGVSGSLSCSNPGAGSVFNSVNAEHRARAMARSRALGGRPVNYRIPFRADNVISARALAAVEVKRLVRQVRQERDRASGCPAPNSFLPGTQVLMADGGTKDIEDVRVGEEVLAASPETGETGARPVLATITGTGDKNLVRVEAGGGSVTATGNHPFWVAGDVGAWVEAADLEPGMWLRTGAGTHVQVTATDHRTAHDRRVHNLTVADLHTYHVRAGGTSALVHNDCKDARPAQPPRHVALGRRANNLKGFADKVGGQHLLGATTDTWRDEVRAAIARAGRGETRISFMLDGLPGDTRGPKKALEIARKTPESRLLDTQWELLQVDDAGLMGKVDFYRWNRRSEQWARVEYK; the protein is encoded by the coding sequence ATGCGGTTGCTGCCGCAGCTCCAGATGCTGAGCACCCCGCAGCGCGCGCTCCTGCTCGGCACGGTCGCGACGCTGGTCATGGTGTTGACGGCCGGCCTGACGAGCGTGGTCGTCGATCGCGCCGGCTCGACCGTCGCGGCCCCGGACCTGCGGCCCTTCGAGCTGGCCGTCGACGACCTGGCCCGCGCTCCCGGCCTGCGCTACCAGGAGGCCGCCGGGACGGGCACGAGCGGGCGCGACATCACGGTCACCGCGTCCGGGAACAAGTTCGGCACGGCGGCGTCCGGGGACGAGGTCCTCCAGGTCGGCGGGAAGTCCTTCGCCCGCGACCGCGGTGGCACGACCTCGGACGGCGAGTCCGGCCGATGGTCGGAGGGTGGCGAGCGGAACTCCGCGGCCCTCGGCGAGATGCTCGGCCGCAGGCCCGCACCGCTCGCGCTGGCGACCGAGCTGACCCGCGCGCTGGCGAAGGCCGGCGACGTTCCGCAGCCCGAGGACCCGGAATCGGCCACCGTGGACGGCGCGCCCGCGAAAGCGGTCAACACCCCGGCGGGACGGCTGCTCGTCACCCGGCAGGCGCCGCACCGTGTGCTGCGCCTGGAACCCTTCGACGGGTCCTCGCGGGGAGAGCCGCTCAGGAGCGGGTTCCTCCTCGCGGGCGGCCCCCGACTGGCGAGCGGTCCCCTCGACGGCGGTGACTCCGAGGGGATGGACCTCACCCCGGTCACCGGGGACGCCGCCACGAAGATGTTCGAGACGCTGGAGAAGCAGGTCGGGCAGCTGGAGAACGCGACCGTCGGCGGCATCTCCTTCACCCTCGGCGCCTCGGGGAACGTGAGCTGCGGCGCGGGCGGCTGCTCGGTCACGAAGAACTTCACCGGCAGCATCACCGCCGCGGCCCGGTCCCGGATCACGGGCGGCAGCGTCTCCGCCGTGCTGACCTCGACCTTCTCCATCGACGGGCGCTCCGCCGGCCGGTGCACCAGCGCCCCCGGTACCTTCCCGATCAGCGGTAGCGGCGTGTCCGGGAGCCTGAGCTGCTCGAACCCGGGCGCAGGATCGGTGTTCAACTCCGTCAACGCCGAGCACCGGGCGCGGGCGATGGCCCGCTCCCGGGCCCTCGGCGGCAGGCCCGTCAACTACCGCATCCCGTTCCGCGCGGACAACGTGATCAGCGCGCGGGCCCTGGCCGCGGTCGAGGTGAAGCGGCTCGTGCGGCAGGTCCGGCAGGAACGCGACCGGGCGAGCGGATGCCCGGCGCCCAACAGCTTCCTGCCCGGCACGCAGGTCCTCATGGCGGACGGCGGCACGAAGGACATCGAGGACGTGCGGGTGGGCGAGGAGGTCCTGGCCGCCTCCCCGGAAACCGGCGAGACCGGCGCCCGGCCCGTCCTCGCCACCATCACCGGGACGGGCGACAAGAACCTCGTCCGGGTCGAGGCGGGCGGCGGGTCCGTGACCGCCACCGGGAACCATCCCTTCTGGGTGGCCGGCGACGTCGGCGCGTGGGTCGAGGCCGCCGACCTGGAGCCGGGGATGTGGCTCCGCACCGGCGCGGGCACGCACGTCCAGGTCACCGCCACCGACCACCGGACCGCGCACGACCGGCGCGTCCACAACCTCACGGTCGCGGACCTGCACACGTACCACGTGCGGGCGGGCGGCACGTCCGCCCTGGTCCACAACGACTGCAAGGACGCGCGACCCGCGCAACCGCCCCGCCACGTCGCCCTCGGCAGGCGCGCCAACAACCTCAAGGGGTTCGCCGACAAGGTCGGGGGGCAGCACCTGCTCGGCGCGACGACCGACACCTGGAGGGACGAGGTCCGGGCCGCCATCGCGCGGGCGGGCCGCGGGGAGACGCGCATATCCTTCATGCTCGACGGCCTGCCCGGCGACACCCGCGGCCCCAAGAAGGCCCTGGAGATCGCACGGAAAACGCCGGAGAGCCGCCTCCTCGACACCCAGTGGGAGCTGCTCCAGGTGGACGACGCCGGTCTCATGGGCAAGGTCGACTTCTACCGCTGGAACCGCCGTTCGGAACAATGGGCGCGGGTGGAGTACAAGTGA
- a CDS encoding glycoside hydrolase family 3 protein, which yields MKLSRDRSRSPGRRSRSLTLVLAAALAAPLIQAVPAAARETLPFRDPGLPVAARVDDLLGRLTLDEKIGLLHQYQAPIPRLDIGRFKTGTEALHGLAWTTDVHADGAVRTAKATVFPQSVGLGATWDPALMKEIGAVVGTEARGYNSENPDVWGLQLWAPVVNLLRDPRWGRNEEGYSEDPLLTGLLATGYGRGMRGDDPDRLKAAPVLKHYLANNNEYKRTETSSSLRPRTKKEYYEVPFRMPISGDAVTGVMTAYNKVNGRPATVTPDTAGLVRSWTDETLFNVTDAGGPNNLIGSQNYFPDLATADAATLKAGVDSFTVDDTDSSITIGAVEEALDRGLLTEADVDGAVRRILNIRVRLGEFDPDGGPYSGIGMEAVDSPEHRALAREAAVEQTVLLKNEKKALPLSSGEKVAVVGPLSDTLYTDWYSGALPYEVTPLDGVRARAGAENVTTSEGVDRIALKDVRTGEYVAGGAGDDGAVLKTGPTTPDATTQFDVFDWGQGIVTLRSVANGKTVGRHNWGANLSNSQAQPNGWFVQQMFELEEQPGGEHLLRYAGYENPADPYVRVLDDGTLALAAKADATPFAKDVISSGTESAVRAAEQADTAVVVVGSMPFINGREDHDRTTMDLAEGQLELIKAVRKANPNTVVVVENSYPTTLTWSDANVPAILWTSHAGAETGNALADVLFGDENPSGKLPQTWYRSAEQLPSILDYDIIDADRTYQYFKGDPLYEFGYGLSYTTFRYGKAKPSRRSMSADGTIEVTVPVTNTGRRAGEEVVQLYTHQRESRVKQPVKELRGFAKVELAPGETKHVKLEIKASDLAHWDVTRNRWTVERAHHDVLIGSSSSDIRQRVKISVRGERIPARDLSRPTRAADFDDHDGIVLADETKADGDVVSGSAGAWIQFADADLGKGAGTITARVAGTAPTTIEVRLGSPDGRRVGTLDVPSTGGVYSYREITADLRDTRGRQDVYLVFDGETRLSTVTLK from the coding sequence TTGAAACTCAGCCGTGACAGATCACGTTCCCCAGGCCGGCGTAGCCGGTCGCTGACCCTCGTCCTGGCCGCCGCACTCGCGGCGCCGCTCATCCAGGCCGTCCCGGCCGCCGCCCGCGAGACCCTCCCGTTCCGCGACCCCGGCCTTCCCGTGGCCGCCCGTGTCGACGACCTGCTCGGCCGGCTCACGCTCGACGAGAAGATCGGGCTCCTGCACCAGTACCAGGCGCCGATCCCGCGCCTGGACATCGGCCGGTTCAAGACCGGCACCGAGGCCCTGCACGGGCTCGCCTGGACCACCGACGTGCACGCGGACGGCGCCGTCCGCACCGCGAAGGCGACCGTGTTTCCGCAGTCGGTCGGCCTCGGCGCCACCTGGGACCCCGCGCTGATGAAGGAGATCGGCGCGGTCGTCGGCACCGAGGCGCGCGGCTATAACAGCGAGAACCCGGACGTGTGGGGCCTGCAACTCTGGGCGCCCGTCGTCAACCTGCTGCGCGACCCGCGCTGGGGCCGCAACGAGGAGGGCTACTCCGAGGACCCGCTGCTCACCGGCCTGCTCGCGACCGGCTACGGCCGCGGCATGCGCGGCGACGACCCGGACCGCCTCAAGGCCGCGCCCGTCCTCAAGCACTACCTGGCCAACAACAACGAGTACAAGCGCACCGAGACCTCCTCCTCCCTGCGCCCGCGCACGAAGAAGGAGTACTACGAGGTCCCGTTCAGGATGCCGATCTCGGGCGACGCGGTCACCGGCGTCATGACGGCCTATAACAAGGTGAACGGCCGTCCCGCGACGGTCACGCCGGACACCGCCGGGCTCGTCCGCTCCTGGACGGACGAGACGCTGTTCAACGTCACCGACGCGGGCGGCCCGAACAACCTCATCGGCTCGCAGAACTACTTCCCCGACCTGGCCACCGCCGACGCCGCCACCCTCAAGGCGGGCGTCGACAGCTTCACGGTCGACGACACCGACTCCTCCATCACGATCGGTGCGGTCGAGGAGGCCCTCGACCGGGGCCTGCTCACCGAGGCCGACGTCGACGGGGCCGTGCGCCGCATCCTGAACATCCGGGTGCGGCTCGGCGAGTTCGACCCGGACGGCGGCCCCTACTCCGGCATCGGCATGGAGGCCGTCGACAGCCCCGAGCACCGCGCCCTCGCCCGCGAGGCCGCCGTGGAGCAGACGGTGCTGCTCAAGAACGAGAAGAAGGCGCTGCCCCTGTCCTCCGGCGAGAAGGTCGCCGTCGTCGGCCCGCTCTCCGACACCCTCTACACCGACTGGTACTCCGGCGCCCTCCCGTACGAGGTGACCCCGCTCGACGGCGTCCGCGCCCGGGCCGGCGCGGAGAACGTCACCACCAGCGAGGGCGTCGACCGCATCGCGCTCAAGGACGTCCGGACGGGCGAGTACGTCGCGGGCGGCGCCGGCGACGATGGAGCCGTCCTCAAGACCGGCCCGACCACCCCGGACGCCACCACGCAGTTCGACGTCTTCGACTGGGGCCAGGGCATCGTCACCCTGCGCAGCGTCGCGAACGGCAAGACCGTCGGCCGCCACAACTGGGGCGCGAACCTCTCCAACAGCCAGGCGCAGCCGAACGGCTGGTTCGTCCAGCAGATGTTCGAGTTGGAGGAGCAGCCCGGCGGCGAGCACCTCCTGCGCTACGCGGGCTACGAGAACCCGGCCGACCCGTACGTGCGGGTGCTGGACGACGGCACCCTCGCGCTCGCGGCCAAGGCCGACGCCACCCCGTTCGCCAAGGACGTGATCAGCAGCGGCACCGAGTCCGCCGTGCGGGCGGCGGAGCAGGCGGACACGGCCGTCGTCGTGGTCGGCAGCATGCCGTTCATCAACGGCCGCGAGGACCACGACCGCACCACGATGGACCTCGCCGAGGGCCAGCTCGAGCTGATCAAGGCCGTCCGGAAGGCGAACCCGAACACCGTCGTCGTCGTGGAGAACAGCTACCCGACGACGCTCACCTGGTCGGACGCGAACGTCCCGGCGATCCTGTGGACGAGCCACGCCGGCGCCGAGACGGGCAACGCGCTCGCCGACGTGCTGTTCGGCGACGAGAACCCGTCCGGCAAGCTGCCGCAGACCTGGTACCGGTCCGCCGAGCAGCTCCCGAGCATCCTCGACTACGACATCATCGACGCGGACCGCACGTACCAGTACTTCAAGGGCGACCCCCTGTACGAGTTCGGGTACGGGCTCTCCTACACCACGTTCCGCTACGGCAAGGCGAAGCCGAGCCGCCGCTCGATGAGCGCCGACGGCACGATCGAGGTGACCGTCCCGGTCACCAACACCGGGCGGCGCGCCGGTGAAGAGGTCGTCCAGCTCTACACCCACCAGCGCGAGTCCCGGGTGAAGCAGCCGGTCAAGGAGCTGCGCGGCTTCGCCAAGGTCGAGCTGGCCCCGGGCGAGACGAAGCACGTGAAGCTGGAGATCAAGGCGTCCGACCTCGCCCACTGGGACGTCACCCGCAACAGGTGGACGGTCGAACGCGCGCACCACGACGTGCTGATCGGCTCGTCCTCGTCCGACATCCGGCAGCGCGTGAAGATCAGCGTGCGGGGCGAGCGGATCCCGGCCCGCGACCTGTCCCGGCCGACCCGCGCCGCCGACTTCGACGACCACGACGGCATCGTCCTGGCCGACGAGACCAAGGCGGACGGCGACGTCGTCAGCGGTTCCGCGGGCGCCTGGATCCAGTTCGCCGACGCCGACCTCGGCAAGGGCGCCGGCACGATCACCGCCCGGGTCGCGGGCACCGCGCCCACCACCATCGAGGTGCGCCTCGGTTCGCCGGACGGGCGCCGCGTCGGCACCCTCGACGTCCCGTCCACCGGCGGCGTCTACAGCTACCGGGAGATCACCGCCGACCTGCGCGACACCCGCGGCAGGCAGGACGTCTACCTGGTGTTCGACGGCGAGACCCGCCTGAGCACCGTCACCCTGAAGTAA
- a CDS encoding nucleoside deaminase: MAYEPTQVEMTHLRRCVELAAEALAAGDEPFGSVLVAGSGEVLAEDRNRVAGGDRTRHPEFELARWAAERMAPDERAAATVYTSGEHCPMCAAAHGWVGLGRIVYVASSAQLTGWLAERGLPPAPVRPIPVRDVAPDVRVEGPVAELEADIRALHARAHG, encoded by the coding sequence ATGGCCTACGAACCGACCCAGGTAGAGATGACCCATCTGCGCCGCTGCGTGGAGCTGGCCGCCGAGGCCCTCGCGGCCGGCGACGAGCCGTTCGGGTCCGTGCTGGTCGCGGGGTCGGGCGAGGTCCTGGCCGAGGACCGCAACCGCGTCGCCGGCGGGGACCGCACCCGGCATCCCGAGTTCGAGCTGGCCCGCTGGGCGGCGGAGCGGATGGCGCCGGACGAGCGCGCCGCCGCGACCGTCTACACCTCCGGCGAGCACTGCCCGATGTGCGCGGCGGCGCACGGCTGGGTCGGGCTGGGCCGGATCGTGTACGTCGCGTCGTCGGCCCAGCTCACCGGGTGGCTCGCCGAGCGCGGGCTGCCCCCGGCGCCGGTCCGTCCGATCCCGGTCCGGGACGTGGCCCCGGACGTCCGCGTCGAGGGCCCGGTGGCCGAGCTGGAGGCCGACATCCGCGCCCTGCACGCCCGCGCCCACGGCTGA